The Deltaproteobacteria bacterium region AGCGGCCCCATCCGGATGGGTATTGAGATAACCGGTCAGGAAAGGCAAGGCACAGATGATTACCAGCAAATAGTCGGAAGGGGTGGAAATGATCCGGACACTGGGCAAAACGATCCGGCGAAGGATAAAAAAGAGGGCTATCGCCAAGAGGGCCAAAGTCATCCAATCGGCCCAGGTATCAGGCATGGTCCACCATTTCCATTTAAACCGGCTTTCTTCCCAGAGCATCATATGGGCGCTGTAAAAAAGGGGCACCGCCAAAAGGCAAATGTGGAAGACATAACCCAGAACGGAAAAGATAGGGTTTTTTTTGAGATCTGGGTTGGCGGGTAAAAGCCAGCGGACAACGGAAAGGAGCATCCATTTGAGGCTGAAAAAACGATAGATGGGCTTGTCTTTTTTGCTGCTCAGGGTAAAGAAAAAGATGAGACGCAAGGTGCTTCCAAAAAGGAAGGTTAAAAAAGCAATCCATACCAGGGGTCCTTCGACAAAAGCCGGAAAAGTCATGGTGACCTCCTAATCAGATAGTTTTACAGAGAGCGCGTCAGCCTTACCAGGCACAAATTCACTATCCTTTACAAAAAATCCTGGTTTCTGTCAATAAAAAAGAACCATACTAATTAAATAGTCTTTATGGCTATCTACCAGTGAAAGGTGGGCCAGGAAGTCTTTTTTATTGATTTTAGTCTTAATTTAATGCTAAAAATTT contains the following coding sequences:
- a CDS encoding nitrate reductase; its protein translation is MTFPAFVEGPLVWIAFLTFLFGSTLRLIFFFTLSSKKDKPIYRFFSLKWMLLSVVRWLLPANPDLKKNPIFSVLGYVFHICLLAVPLFYSAHMMLWEESRFKWKWWTMPDTWADWMTLALLAIALFFILRRIVLPSVRIISTPSDYLLVIICALPFLTGYLNTHPDGAAYQWATSALPFYGQYGNQIHIMSGALMLMVVPFTKLSHWVMFFVSRSVTGMEFGRRNYSV